GCGCAACATCAAGGCCTTCAACGAACGCCCCCGCAACGTCTCACCGCCCGAAAAGCAGCCCGAACTGCCGCTGCTGCAGAAACGGGAGAAGATCGAGCCGGGATCCGATGGCTTCGCTGTCGAGGTGGACGAGCAGATCGTCGTGCCGCGCGACGAGGACATCGTGATCCCCGAAAAGCTGAGCTACATTGTGGTGATCATTGACGAGTTGGCGGACCTGATGCTGGTGGCGCCGGCGGATGTCGAGATGGCCATTGCGCGCATCACCCAGATGGCGCGCGCGGCGGGCATTCATTGCATCGTCGCCACCCAGCGGCCGTCCGTGGACGTCATCACCGGGGTCATCAAGGCCAACATCCCCGCCCGGATCGCCTTCCAGGTCGCGGCCAAGGTGGATTCGCGGACGATTCTGGACCAGATGGGCGCCGACAAGCTGCTGGGCAAGGGCGACATGCTGTACCTGCCACCCGGGAGCGGACGCCTGCTCCGCTGCCAGGGGGCGTTGATCACCGATCAGGAGATCGAGAAGGTCGTCGCGCACATTGCCGCCCAGGGCAAACCGAGCTACGACGCCGAGATCCACCAGGCGTTGCAGAAAGCGCAGGGCAGCATGGGTTCGATGTCGCTGGATCCTGATGCCGATGACGGCACGAGCGACGAGGACGAGGCCATGCTGGCACGGGCGATGGATGTGATTCGCAGCGAGCGGAAGGCCAGCACCTCCCTGCTCCAACGACGTCTCAAAATCGGCTACGGGCGCGCCGCGCGCCTCCTGGATATTCTCGAAGACCGTGGTGTTGTGGGTCCCAGCAAGGGCGCGGAACCGCGGGACGTCCTGCTGGACCTGGATGGGCAGGGCTACGACGGTGGCGGTCAAAGCATGGTCTAACATCAGGGCCGGTTGCGAACCGGCAGTCCGGGGCAGGGGGCTCTTTTGATCCGCGGCCCCGAGTGCCTGCCGTTCTTTGTCCGCTCTCGATCCTCACGCTCAACATGAAACCTGTTGCCAGGCCGGTCTGGATGGTTGGCGTCGCCGTGGCGCTGACCCTGGGCGTGCTTTGGGCCGTGGTGTCGGGTTCCCCGGCACCGCGCCACGATGGGCGCACGGTCGGCGCGTGGTTGGAGCGGCTGGATCCGCTGCCGTCCAGGGCGGCGGACCGTGACGAAGCCGTTGCCGCGCTGGAGGCGCTTGGGGCTCGGGCGGTTCCCGGCCTGAGGGCGATTCTCAGGGTCCGTGGCTACGGATGGTTTCATCGCACCGAGGAACTGCTGGTGCGGTGCCGCATTCTCCCGGCTCCGGCGTTGTCGCTTTCCGAACGGAAGGCCAGGGCGGCCCAGGCCGCCTGGATGCTCGCAGAGAAGCAAGGCGTGGACATCAGCCCGCTGGTGCCTGCCCTCCGGCATGCGATGGTGCACACGCGTCCGCTGGCTGCGCATTTCGGCCGGGCGCTGGTCCGAAGCGGTCCCGACGGGGTGGCGGTGTTGATCCAGCTGCTTGGCGCCAGCGATCCGCGGGTTCGGGATCACGCCGGCTGGGCGCTGGCGCTGGACGAGGCGTCCCTACGGCAACCGGGTGCCCATGAGGCCCTGCTGGCCGCGATCCCCGGGGAGACGGATCCACGGGTTGCGGCCAACTGGGTGCTCTATCTCTCGAAGTTCCGCGGCGTGGGCGATGGACCGCGTCAAGTGGCCCTGGGACTCCGCTTCCTGGAAAGCACGAACGTGATGGATCGGTGGGCGGGCGCTGAACTGCTTGGGGCGCATGCCGGGGTGCCGGAAGCCCGCAGCGCCCTCGAGGCGTTGGCAGCCGACCCCGAACTGAAGGTTCGCAGCGCGGCGACCCGGGGTCTCGCCGGGATCGCCCCCGGCCGTCCTTGAGCGGTGTGTGGACTCCCTCCCGGCGCCGGTGCCTCTACAGGGGTTCCTGCTGGCTGATGCAGTGGAAGGATCCCAGGCCCCAGATCAAGTCCGAGGAGTCGAGTCCGATCACCTCCCGGTCGGGGAAGCACGACTGCAGGACGGCCACGGCATCGGCATCCCTGGGATCGCGAAACGTCGGCACCACCACGAGCCCGTTGGCGATGTAGAAGTTGGCGTAACTCGCCGGCAGTCGCTGGTCGTCCAGCTCGATCCGGCGCGGCATGGGCAGCTCCACAATCCGGAGCGGGACGCCGTCCTGGTCCGTCATCCCGGCAAGCCGGCGCCGGTTTTCCCGCAGCGGCGCGAAGTTCTCATCCGCCGGATCCGGCTCGACCACCGTCACCACGGTGCCCGGAGCGACAAACCGGGCGAGGTCATCCACATGCCCGTCGGTGTCGTCGCCGGCGATGCCGTCGCCCAGCCACAGGATCTTCGAGACATTGAGGTAGTCGCGGAGCTTCTCCTCAATCCGGGCGCGGTTGAGCAGGGGATTGCGGTTTTCATGGAGCAGACAGGACTCGGTGGTGAGCACGGCGCCGCGGCCGTTGACGTCCAACGCGCCGCCTTCCATCACGATTCCCGGTTCGAACAGCGGCAGGCCTCGCAGGTGCGCCACGTGCCTCGGGATGGCGTCGTCGAGGTCGTGGGGCGGGTATTTGTTTCCCCAGGCGTTGTACCCCCAGTCCACCACCGCCCGGTCCCGGATCCCGCCGCGGTCGCGAACCACAAACATCGGTCCATGATCCCGGCACCACGGCTCGTAGGCGCGGAAGGGATGCAGATGCACACGATCCATCGGGACATGATGCCGTCGGAGCACGC
This genomic stretch from Verrucomicrobiia bacterium harbors:
- a CDS encoding agmatine deiminase family protein, with protein sequence MSSAQTPRELGYRMPAEWEPHAATWLTWPRPDGISFPGRYEPIPDVYARFIFHLTRHEPVHLNVWNEDLGEEIRRVLRRHHVPMDRVHLHPFRAYEPWCRDHGPMFVVRDRGGIRDRAVVDWGYNAWGNKYPPHDLDDAIPRHVAHLRGLPLFEPGIVMEGGALDVNGRGAVLTTESCLLHENRNPLLNRARIEEKLRDYLNVSKILWLGDGIAGDDTDGHVDDLARFVAPGTVVTVVEPDPADENFAPLRENRRRLAGMTDQDGVPLRIVELPMPRRIELDDQRLPASYANFYIANGLVVVPTFRDPRDADAVAVLQSCFPDREVIGLDSSDLIWGLGSFHCISQQEPL